A single window of Dendropsophus ebraccatus isolate aDenEbr1 chromosome 5, aDenEbr1.pat, whole genome shotgun sequence DNA harbors:
- the AKAP11 gene encoding A-kinase anchor protein 11 isoform X1, whose translation MNTTSFSLFKSDVLFVMLSKYTAGVKYAVEQECLSRLNTKAEHHEDDDTNHSVSSIEDDFVTAFEHLDEEEPTNTKDSQGLGWETVKNQRDASSQTQPTHCVDISGSKIIFSSVRRRSSIKSAVLMGYLGLPEKASSVKNTVTTSMCNTWTQRNVSTHEKIIFSPSSPVETSESECSSPSPIIFLDEEGYQKSLRAKLSLPKIPVGKDGIEDSDSELSEFFDSFDRFDEPETSQEAQNTVLASPPKKRKCAKGSISTICMNPQKFYFDRPALSASVKKPTPRKAESPFSSMSDVPDSPRPSKMGSEDSGTLFSPIRSSAFSPPGVPSATEDTSHLLNHLDVSPFTDNSYNRIGDYANRVCNDMFDTVLNTRLPSNTAKKEQEKTPKLKRKSHNKELERKSKSKHKSIKGGIQKFAADLVEKSLGGAFKDLQRGVSSCTSALCHLAAKLTSYVFQMAFYEIGRRQAFSIKKRAINGLANLMVSEVITSALQELRYIKKQMVTNAVTRFAADLAEELVFEGIMEVCQFSHPPTPSVSYCQSFDYEDVVVSSYAKDLSESVIQEAFIELSQVNVGFTPEAAISVSVDNLKYVSSDAMMQASPSSPIFPSPRTQEALPLAQKSKRDYTVQYALFFTSGLVSSVPVPVAAKVLSQQPISNDQTNISASENFCADNVKKYHISTKTMSDISSDKKIILGNSQQDRDDVKTFSVTMVDMIVNEAYDVIKSAKTVDDYAEMMTHKIIGMPIQGSSFDGRTSQNPEDIGKAIFKHSVGKGTQTASNLLEEIKSSIFDHAKNSTQETEMIYYSRSLEQPKRIFRCPQALEHAMPSPYLTIRPQEQDYNYSLGTCTGTLNASYNKTNMESITPRRNVHSIEGSDPSVFGLHSCLPQINSFSSVMCSCGGEENNNQKDSNVSMLPGTPPPTPLTSYDISPERSMRKLNKRLKGQLAKEFYPATPPSTPHLSLHEHDNGKKDDFMLRLMRSLSEEVETSSSEDSSEELEVSEETCRYADYLSSNIISIATDLAAYSMDDDSSQGATQRNLSQLSVLSDKWGYPAYMRNITEELLDTLCQYANNVAGEVISEAKETIGSRKNSLCDIDYCSSQTLGKDCRQKESTFKNVGMSYGASDATTLSLPLSNWGTGLTSKYPSCESVTEEYADHLIRVLKMEGGNSELILDQYASRLVYRAMKSGLQQASKTIKVKCKRKIVSRVKSEANTSKEILRLLNRTHHTEKDKRRQSNVAIHSFTEDSTQKPEFTGLLHFAESLAQTITCDVRRKLKMSAASLPKSLTDSCLYSKSKNDYITGDLVKSSFPKSLLPLPYHKQKRYHSTSSLNDHGLNNGILKAIEQYACKVVDRTLEVSMEAARLQAMENKKKSDKVPHAGKLIHSYGSACRLCSAIDQHGSSVSSCHFLLGHDSSRKGKLCSKSRQSSCQKSRFFHLNIPKIHIDLDKRSVFADKIVSAALEKAERELSNTSLGADSGIGHNGISFAESLTTEIMMSAMKNIGHVSISSIGKDGFQSVDSVTSQHTSVSVGDDSTGSWSNLSFEDEHQDECSSFLHLSDSNGNSSSWSSLGLEGDMCEENLSFPPSDSDGTEDKDEEPKISAEDVNQQFKTLHIRNVDIGLSIVESQLRTILQWIAASESGISEIHFVDNAKQEIFPTNFSCRGVKHLVAWNLGVFFLGDKSNMLWFCITY comes from the exons ATGAACACTACGTCATTCTCCCTCTTTAAAAGTGATGTTCTGTTTGTAATGCTGAGCAAATATACAGCTGGTGTGAAATATGCTGTGGAGCAAGAATGCTTAAGCAGGTTGAATACGAAGGCAGAGCACCATGAAGATGATGATACCAATCACTCCGTGTCTTCAATTGAGGATGACTTTGTTACTGCGTTTGAACATTTGGATGAAGAGGAACCCACAAATACCAAGGACAGTCAAG GACTTGGATGGGAAACTGTGAAAAATCAACGTGATGCTTCTTCTCAGACTCAACCTACCCACTGTGTAGACATAAGTGGGTCTAAAATCATATTCAGCTCCGTGCGCCGTAGATCTTCCATCAAGTCTGCAGTTCTGATGGGTTACTTAGGACTTCCAGAAAAGGCATCTTCTGTTAAAAATACAGTAACAACATCTATGTGTAATACGTGGACTCAGAGAAATGTTTCTACTCATGAGAAAATCATATTTTCTCCATCATCTCCTGTAGAAACCTCAGAATCTGAGTGCTCAAGTCCAAGTCCTATCATTTTCTTAGATGAAGAGGGTTACCAGAAAAGCTTAAGAGCAAAGCTTAGTCTGCCAAAGATCCCTGTTGGCAAAGATGGCATTGAGGACTCTGACTCTGAATTAAGCGAATTCTTTGATAGTTTTGATAGATTTGATGAACCAGAAACATCACAAGAAGCCCAAAATACTGTTCTAGCCAGCCCACCCAAAAAAAGAAAGTGTGCCAAAGGAAGCATAAGTACAATTTGCATGAATCCACAAAAATTTTATTTTGATCGCCCTGCACTTTCAGCTAGTGTGAAAAAGCCTACTCCTCGTAAAGCAGAATCTCCGTTTAGTAGTATGAGTGATGTACCAGACTCCCCTCGCCCATCAAAGATGGGCTctgaggacagtggtacattgTTTAGTCCTATCCGATCATCTGCATTTAGTCCTCCTGGAGTTCCCTCTGCAACAGAGGATACATCTCATTTACTTAATCACCTAGATGTTTCTCCATTTACTGACAATTCTTATAACAGAATAGGTGATTACGCAAACCGTGTGTGCAATGACATGTTTGACACAGTCCTAAATACCAGGCTACCCTCTAACACTGCGAAAAAAGAGCAAGAAAAAACTCCAAAACTAAAACGTAAATCTCACAACAAAGAGTTGGAACGAAAGTCAAAGTCAAAACACAAATCCATTAAGGGAGGAATTCAAAAATTTGCAGCAGACCTGGTAGAAAAGAGTTTAGGCGGTGCATTTAAGGACTTACAGAGAGGCGTTTCGTCTTGTACCAGCGCACTGTGCCACCTAGCAGCAAAACTAACCTCCTATGTTTTCCAAATGGCGTTTTATGAAATTGGTAGGAGACAAGCATTCTCTATAAAGAAACGAGCAATCAATGGCCTGGCAAACCTCATGGTGAGTGAAGTCATTACAAGTGCTCTACAAGAGCTCCGGTATATAAAGAAGCAGATGGTTACCAATGCAGTAACACGTTTTGCGGCAGACCTTGCTGAGGAACTTGTTTTTGAAGGAATTATGGAAGTGTGCCAGTTTTCTCACCCTCCAACCCCAAGCGTTTCTTACTGCCAGTCATTTGATTATGAAGATGTAGTAGTTAGTTCCTATGCTAAAGATTTGTCTGAATCTGTAATTCAGGAAGCTTTTATTGAACTTTCCCAGGTGAATGTTGGTTTTACTCCAGAAGCTGCTATAAGTGTATCAGTGGATAACCTCAAATATGTAAGCTCTGACGCTATGATGCAGGCAAGTCCATCCTCGCCCATATTCCCTTCTCCTAGAACTCAAGAAGCTTTACCTTTGGCACAGAAGTCTAAAAGAGACTACACTGTTCAGTATGCTTTGTTCTTTACTTCTGGTCTTGTCAGCTCTGTTCCTGTGCCTGTAGCCGCTAAAGTCTTGAGCCAGCAACCAATATCAAACGATCAAACCAATATCTCGGCAAGCGAAAACTTTTGTGCAGACAATGTGAAAAAGTATCATATTTCTACGAAAACCATGTCAGATATATCATCTGACAAAAAGATTATACTTGGTAATAGCCAGCAGGATAGGGATGATGTTAAAACCTTCTCCGTAACAATGGTGGATATGATTGTAAATGAAGCATATGATGTTATAAAGTCTGCCAAAACTGTGGATGATTATGCTGAAATGATGACCCATAAAATCATTGGCATGCCTATTCAGGGCTCTTCCTTTGATGGCAGGACATCACAAAATCCCGAGGACATCGGTAAGGCTATATTTAAACATTCTGTAGGCAAGGGCACGCAGACTGCCTCAAACCTGTTAGAAGAAATAAAATCCAGCATTTTTGACCATGCTAAAAATTCAACACAGGAGACAGAAATGATTTATTACTCTAGATCTTTGGAACAGCCGAAAAGGATTTTTAGGTGTCCTCAAGCCTTGGAACATGCCATGCCGAGCCCATACCTTACTATTCGGCCACAGGAACAGGATTACAATTATTCCTTAGGCACTTGTACAGGAACATTAAATGCTTCATATAATAAAACCAATATGGAGAGTATAACTCCCAGGAGAAATGTACATAGTATTGAAGGCTCAGACCCTTCAGTGTTTGGTCTGCACAGCTGTCTCCCCCAAATCAATAGTTTTTCCTCTGTGATGTGTAGTTGTGGTGGTGAAGAAAATAATAATCAGAAAGACTCTAATGTGTCCATGCTGCCTGGCACACCGCCTCCAACGCCTTTGACATCTTATGACATAAGCCCAGAAAGGAGCATGCGAAAGCTTAACAAGAGACTAAAGGGACAGTTGGCAAAAGAGTTCTATCCAGCCACCCCACCTTCTACTCCTCACTTGTCTTTACATGAACATGATAATGGTAAGAAAGATGATTTTATGCTCCGACTCATGAGATCGCTGTCTGAAGAAGTCGAGACCTCTAGCAGTGAAGACAGTTCTGAAGAACTTGAGGTATCTGAAGAAACCTGCAGATATGCAGACTACTTATCCAGTAACATTATATCTATTGCCACAGACTTAGCTGCATACTCAATGGATGATGACTCTTCACAGGGAGCAACGCAAAGGAACCTGTCCCAGTTAAGTGTTCTGAGTGATAAGTGGGGATACCCAGCCTACATGAGAAATATTACAGAGGAACTACTAGACACTTTGTGCCAATATGCCAATAATGTTGCTGGAGAAGTTATTAGTGAGGCAAAGGAAACCATAGGCAGCAGAAAGAACTCTTTATGCGACATTGATTATTGTAGCTCTCAAACTTTGGGCAAAGATTGTCGACAGAAAGAAAGTACCTTCAAGAATGTAGGAATGAGTTATGGAGCATCTGATGCCACCACGCTTTCTCTGCCTCTCAGTAACTGGGGGACTGGTTTGACTTCAAAGTACCCTAGCTGTGAGAGTGTTACTGAGGAATATGCCGATCACCTTATCAGAGTGCTAAAAATGGAAGGAGGGAATAGTGAGTTAATATTAGATCAGTATGCAAGTAGGTTAGTTTATAGAGCTATGAAGTCTGGCCTCCAACAGGCATCCAAAACTATCAAAGTCAAATGTAAGCGGAAGATTGTGTCTAGAGTAAAGTCTGAGGCCAATACCAGCAAAGAAATCCTTAGGTTGTTGAATAGGACCCACCATACAGAGAAAGACAAACGGAGACAAAGTAATGTTGCCATTCATTCATTTACTGAGGACTCCACACAGAAACCAGAATTTACTGGCCTACTTCACTTTGCGGAATCTCTTGCACAGACTATAACATGTGATGTAAGGAGAAAGCTCAAGATGTCTGCTGCATCCCTCCCCAAATCGCTGACAGATTCTTGTCTTTACTCTAAATCCAAGAATGATTACATTACCGGTGATCTAGTCAAATCCTCATTTCCAAAGTCACTCCTTCCCTTACCTTACCATAAGCAGAAACGATATCACAGCACCAGCAGTTTAAATGATCATGGTCTGAATAATGGGATTCTGAAAGCTATTGAGCAATATGCATGCAAAGTTGTAGATCGAACTCTGGAAGTGAGCATGgaagcagccaggctccaagcaATGGAGAATAAGAAGAAAAGTGATAAGGTTCCTCATGCTGGTAAATTGATCCATTCTTATGGGAGTGCATGCAGACTATGTAGTGCAATCGATCAGCATGGCAGCTCTGTATCATCTTGTCACTTCTTGCTTGGGCATGATAGCTCCAGAAAAGGTAAATTGTGTTCGAAGTCCAGGCAAAGTTCTTGTCAGAAATCAAGATTTTTTCATCTTAACATCCCTAAAATCCACATTGATCTTGATAAAAGGTCAGTGTTTGCTGATAAAATAGTAAGTGCAGCACTCGAGAAAGCAGAACGTGAGCTGAGCAACACAAGTCTGGGGGCTGATAGTGGCATTGGACACAATGGCATAAGCTTTGCTGAAAGTCTAACTACAGAAATCATGATGTCTGCTATGAAGAATATCGGGCATGTCAGTATAAG TTCTATTGGCAAAGATGGTTTCCAGTCTGTGGATTCAGTAACTAGTCAACATACCAGTGTCAGCGTTGGTGATGACAGCACAGGCAGCTGGTCAAATCTGAGCTTTGAAGATGAACATCAAGATGAATGCAGCAGTTTTCTTCATCTTAGTGACAG TAATGGTAACAGCAGTAGCTGGAGCAGTCTGGGATTGGAGGGAGACATGTGCGAAGAGAATTTATCCTTTCCACCATCAGACAG TGACGGGACAGAAGATAAAGATGAAGAGCCCAAAATATCTGCAGAAG ATGTAAACCAACAGTTCAAGACTCTCCACATCAGAAATGTGGACATAGGACTAAGTATAGTGGAGTCCCAGCTCAGGACGATATTACAGTGGATCGCAGCCTCAGAGTCTGGCATTTCTGAGATTCACTTTGTTGACAATGCCAAACAAGAGATATTTCCT ACAAATTTCTCTTGCAGGGGAGTGAAACACCTAGTGGCCTGGAATTTAGGTGTTTTCTTTCTGGGTGATAAATCAAATATGTTATGGTTTTGCATAACCTATTAA